A portion of the Acidisarcina polymorpha genome contains these proteins:
- a CDS encoding restriction endonuclease: MHRLLGGVRRHRVIIQCKHWLSKSVGPGDVSDVRSQMELWQPPRVDDLIIATTWRFTVDAISLVEQHNQADRALHIHMWSDSHL, translated from the coding sequence TTGCATCGACTATTAGGCGGCGTGCGGCGGCATCGGGTCATCATTCAGTGCAAGCACTGGCTGTCGAAAAGCGTCGGCCCTGGCGACGTGAGCGATGTGCGGAGTCAGATGGAGCTTTGGCAGCCGCCGCGTGTCGATGACCTAATCATTGCGACGACATGGCGCTTCACAGTGGATGCTATCTCTCTTGTTGAGCAGCATAACCAAGCCGACCGCGCCTTGCATATTCACATGTGGTCAGACAGTCATCTCTAA
- a CDS encoding YsnF/AvaK domain-containing protein, producing MPDTSSPNIVAAFFDTESVAESAVGALLNAGFTSNQIGVASRASSAADSSAPADQKLDPVGSSDNTAHTTGHAVGAAAGSAWDKVKNFFSSDAVEPCADEKSKGDFASHEITSDYGDYSSEDIHSSLSGMSVPEERSRYFGSRFGRGNQGAIVTVSAAGREAEAEQILEASGGDLGNNSSSYDYAEADSAPISGQQRIQLLGEVLRVHKDRISRGEVRIRKEVITETQTIEVPVTRDELVIERFSPTSSTTAQGQVGECSEIRIPLTEEVASADKHTIVREEVAVGKRTVEGVRSVGDSVSHEELVVEDETKRST from the coding sequence ATGCCAGATACGAGTAGCCCCAATATTGTGGCCGCTTTTTTCGACACCGAATCCGTCGCCGAATCCGCTGTCGGCGCGCTGCTAAACGCAGGCTTTACTTCCAACCAAATCGGTGTGGCCTCGCGCGCCAGCAGTGCGGCCGATTCTTCAGCCCCCGCCGATCAAAAGCTTGATCCCGTAGGCTCCAGCGACAACACCGCGCACACCACCGGACATGCCGTCGGTGCAGCCGCCGGCAGCGCCTGGGACAAGGTAAAAAACTTTTTCAGCTCAGACGCCGTTGAGCCCTGCGCGGACGAGAAGAGCAAGGGTGATTTCGCCAGCCATGAAATCACCTCTGATTACGGCGACTACTCTTCTGAAGACATTCATTCTTCACTCTCCGGAATGTCAGTTCCCGAGGAGCGGTCGAGATACTTCGGGTCGCGCTTTGGCAGGGGCAACCAGGGAGCCATCGTCACCGTCTCGGCTGCAGGTCGCGAAGCAGAAGCTGAACAGATCCTCGAAGCTAGTGGTGGCGATCTGGGCAACAATTCCTCGAGCTACGACTACGCTGAAGCCGATAGCGCACCAATCTCAGGACAACAGCGCATTCAGCTCCTTGGAGAAGTCCTGCGTGTCCACAAAGATCGCATTAGCCGCGGCGAAGTCCGTATCCGCAAGGAAGTGATCACCGAAACTCAAACCATCGAAGTGCCGGTTACCCGCGACGAGCTGGTCATCGAACGCTTTTCGCCAACCAGCTCCACCACAGCGCAGGGTCAGGTCGGAGAATGCTCCGAAATCCGCATTCCGCTGACCGAAGAAGTGGCCTCTGCTGATAAGCACACTATCGTCCGCGAAGAGGTCGCGGTCGGCAAGCGCACCGTAGAAGGCGTCCGCAGCGTCGGCGATAGTGTCAGCCACGAAGAACTTGTCGTCGAGGATGAGACCAAGCGCAGCACCTAA
- a CDS encoding Fic family protein: protein MDQTAPVNTRLGRYVETSTGGENVRAYIPPALPPSPPIDLLPLLERLSAAERALGRLDGITVLLPSHELFLYMYVRKEAVLSSQIEGTQSTLTDLLRFETDAEAGQPIDDVREVSNYVDAMMFGLERMKELPLSLRLVREMHERLLQSGRGAAMSPGEFRRSQNWIGGTRPGNALYVPPPVHELNGVLAALEQFLHEETSHLPALIKAGLIHVQFETIHPFLDGNGRIGRLLVTLYLCTRGVLHKPLLYLSLYLKTYRAEYYRLLQAVREEGAWEAWLQFFLEGVEQTANQAFDAAMRIADLFRQDRERVTERGERVGSALRLHDFLQRNPLVTANRLGQETGLSAPTVNVALADLEKLGIVAEMTGKKRGRVFGYTAYLRILNEGTTPLPTGL, encoded by the coding sequence GTGGACCAGACTGCCCCCGTGAACACGCGTTTAGGTCGTTATGTAGAGACCTCGACAGGCGGCGAGAATGTCCGCGCGTATATTCCTCCAGCGCTTCCACCCTCTCCCCCGATTGACCTCTTGCCGCTTTTAGAGCGCCTGAGCGCAGCGGAGCGAGCACTGGGACGCCTGGACGGCATCACAGTTCTGCTGCCCTCCCACGAACTTTTCCTGTACATGTACGTGCGGAAAGAGGCCGTTTTATCCTCGCAGATCGAGGGAACACAATCTACCCTGACGGATCTACTCCGCTTCGAAACCGATGCTGAGGCAGGGCAGCCTATTGATGACGTTCGTGAGGTGTCGAACTACGTCGATGCCATGATGTTTGGACTCGAAAGAATGAAGGAGCTACCCCTATCGCTCCGCCTGGTCCGCGAGATGCACGAGCGTCTGCTCCAGAGCGGCCGAGGTGCGGCCATGAGTCCTGGGGAGTTCCGGCGTTCTCAAAACTGGATCGGCGGAACGCGGCCTGGCAATGCACTCTACGTACCCCCGCCTGTGCACGAGCTCAACGGGGTGCTGGCTGCCCTTGAGCAATTCCTGCACGAGGAGACCTCGCACCTCCCTGCACTGATCAAAGCCGGCCTGATTCATGTTCAGTTCGAGACTATCCACCCATTTCTGGACGGAAACGGCCGTATTGGGCGGCTTTTGGTGACGCTGTATCTCTGCACGCGGGGAGTCCTCCACAAGCCGCTGCTTTACCTGAGCCTGTACCTGAAGACATACCGAGCGGAGTATTACCGACTACTCCAGGCCGTTCGTGAAGAAGGCGCGTGGGAGGCTTGGCTCCAGTTCTTTCTAGAGGGCGTTGAGCAGACCGCGAATCAGGCCTTTGACGCGGCAATGAGGATAGCCGACCTTTTCCGCCAGGACAGGGAACGCGTCACCGAGCGGGGCGAGCGCGTTGGATCGGCTCTGCGACTCCATGACTTTCTCCAGCGTAATCCACTTGTGACCGCCAACCGGCTCGGGCAAGAGACCGGACTGAGTGCCCCCACAGTGAATGTTGCACTCGCAGACCTCGAGAAACTTGGCATCGTGGCGGAGATGACTGGAAAGAAGCGAGGAAGGGTGTTTGGCTACACCGCCTACCTCCGTATCCTGAACGAAGGGACTACGCCGCTCCCAACGGGCCTTTGA
- a CDS encoding PadR family transcriptional regulator gives MERNQGNLLQGTLDLLILKAIGDGEFHGLGIARRVEQITGDTFKVRPGSLFPALHRMEEAGWLKSFWGASENNRRAKYYRRTKAGERQLGVETEQWTTISRAIGHALKTT, from the coding sequence GTGGAGCGAAATCAGGGAAATCTTCTGCAGGGCACGCTGGACCTGCTCATCCTTAAGGCCATTGGCGACGGAGAATTTCACGGCCTGGGCATTGCCCGGCGTGTCGAGCAGATCACCGGGGACACATTCAAGGTCAGGCCTGGGTCACTCTTTCCCGCCCTTCATCGCATGGAAGAAGCCGGATGGCTGAAATCCTTCTGGGGCGCGTCGGAAAATAACCGACGTGCCAAATATTACCGGCGCACAAAAGCCGGCGAGCGTCAGCTCGGAGTCGAAACGGAACAATGGACGACCATCTCCCGAGCTATCGGCCACGCGTTGAAGACGACATAA
- a CDS encoding DUF433 domain-containing protein — MAHLPESTVMDWTDYPLVEVVPGKVSGVPLLKGTRLPADTILENYEGGSPVEEIAEDFDVSETTIREILSYAASHEKHAHP; from the coding sequence ATGGCCCACTTACCCGAAAGCACCGTCATGGACTGGACAGACTATCCGCTAGTCGAGGTCGTTCCCGGTAAGGTAAGCGGCGTCCCCTTGCTCAAGGGAACACGGCTGCCCGCCGATACGATTCTCGAAAACTACGAAGGCGGGTCGCCCGTTGAAGAAATTGCTGAGGACTTCGACGTGTCGGAAACAACGATCCGAGAGATTCTGAGCTACGCGGCAAGCCATGAGAAACATGCTCACCCGTGA
- a CDS encoding PP2C family protein-serine/threonine phosphatase — translation MSAQIGSDRGADAVLRVFRADELRLFVAAASIALGFVILGFSLVRQRFDRLLSFLAWFAVVYGARLWLQSGIHHLMMPASVAANRLQMVLNFFVAIPAFLFFGETGTGGRVGRVLVNTVCISALLLMAAVLLGFSLLALDRANSLLIIAGSASLLFFAFRQSPATKDEFVFRAGLIVFVALVLWTNVSELLGHAATFEFYGFAILLCCLGYVAARRTLDRDERWSAIQQELDIARRIQMSILPAASPNSDNFCVATRYRAMTSVAGDFYEFLLAEDGGLGMLVADVSGHGVPAALIASMVKVAVQSQRHMQGDPASLLAGVNQALCGNAQNQLVTAAYVYLDARKAELRYAGAGHPPMLLLRDGEVISIEENGLVMALMPHAIYTSRVMGLQRGDRILLYTDGILEPINANEEEFGYERLVSLVKASAIYSPDEAADSILGAVSAWSASQQDDLTIMICDYKPALQSRTSAVPG, via the coding sequence TTGTCCGCACAGATCGGCTCCGACCGGGGCGCAGACGCCGTCTTGCGTGTGTTTCGCGCTGATGAGCTACGCCTTTTTGTTGCAGCGGCCTCGATTGCGCTCGGATTCGTGATTCTCGGCTTTTCGCTGGTTCGGCAACGATTCGATCGGCTACTTTCCTTTCTAGCCTGGTTCGCCGTCGTGTACGGCGCTCGCCTCTGGTTGCAGTCGGGAATTCATCACCTGATGATGCCCGCGTCCGTCGCTGCCAACAGATTGCAGATGGTGCTTAATTTCTTCGTCGCAATACCCGCGTTCCTATTCTTCGGGGAGACCGGAACTGGAGGCCGGGTAGGGCGCGTGTTGGTGAACACAGTTTGTATCTCTGCTTTGTTGCTCATGGCGGCGGTGCTGCTTGGATTCTCGTTGTTGGCACTTGATCGGGCGAACAGCTTATTGATCATTGCAGGATCAGCGTCGCTCTTGTTCTTTGCCTTCCGGCAATCTCCGGCGACCAAGGATGAGTTTGTGTTCCGCGCGGGGTTGATTGTGTTCGTCGCCCTGGTGCTGTGGACGAACGTTTCAGAGTTGCTGGGACATGCAGCCACGTTCGAGTTCTACGGTTTTGCCATACTTTTATGCTGTCTCGGCTATGTTGCCGCTCGGCGGACGCTCGACCGCGATGAACGGTGGAGTGCCATCCAGCAGGAACTCGATATCGCACGGCGGATTCAGATGTCGATCCTTCCCGCCGCTTCCCCGAACTCAGATAATTTTTGTGTCGCCACTCGATACAGGGCCATGACCTCGGTGGCCGGCGACTTCTACGAATTCCTGCTGGCCGAAGACGGAGGCTTGGGGATGCTGGTGGCCGATGTGTCAGGTCACGGTGTGCCGGCGGCCCTGATTGCTTCTATGGTCAAGGTAGCTGTTCAATCTCAGCGCCATATGCAGGGTGATCCCGCTTCGCTACTTGCTGGTGTGAATCAAGCGTTGTGCGGAAATGCCCAGAACCAGCTCGTAACTGCGGCATACGTTTACCTCGATGCGAGAAAAGCCGAGCTTCGTTATGCAGGCGCCGGGCATCCGCCAATGCTCCTGTTGCGTGACGGCGAGGTGATCTCGATTGAAGAAAACGGTCTGGTCATGGCATTGATGCCACACGCCATCTATACCTCCAGGGTGATGGGGTTACAGCGGGGTGACCGCATCCTGCTGTACACGGACGGGATACTGGAACCTATCAACGCCAACGAAGAAGAGTTCGGTTATGAGCGGCTCGTTAGCCTTGTGAAGGCAAGCGCAATCTACTCTCCGGACGAAGCGGCCGATAGCATTCTCGGCGCCGTGAGCGCCTGGTCTGCGAGTCAGCAGGATGACCTCACTATCATGATCTGCGACTACAAGCCGGCCCTGCAATCCCGAACCAGCGCGGTTCCGGGATAG
- a CDS encoding PDDEXK nuclease domain-containing protein, whose amino-acid sequence MKVGEFEPEYVGKMQFYLSVLDDTVRLPEEQPSIRIILCKSKDKVVVEYALKERLCVMRTCRAAKQRGTTDWNRHMAINTPYADWFIRLSI is encoded by the coding sequence TTGAAAGTCGGTGAGTTTGAACCGGAATACGTTGGCAAGATGCAGTTTTATCTCTCAGTCCTAGACGACACAGTTCGTCTTCCGGAAGAGCAACCTTCCATAAGGATAATTCTCTGCAAGTCGAAGGATAAAGTGGTCGTGGAGTACGCTTTGAAGGAGAGGCTATGCGTAATGCGAACGTGCAGGGCCGCGAAGCAGCGCGGCACCACCGACTGGAATCGACACATGGCAATCAATACACCCTATGCTGATTGGTTTATCAGATTATCCATATAG